The DNA region TTGTATCTTTGTAAGTTGCCTAAGAAGGGAAAATTCATAATTTGTTTAATTTACTTCTGTTGCTTGAGTGACTCAGCTTGTGAAATGCTGCATGGTTTGCAAATGGAATTAAACAAGAATTTTGCAGCATTCAGAGAGAATGTGTTTTATTTAAGAAATGTGAAACATTAGTTTTCATACATTAGACTTTCTTGTTCTTACCACTTTCAATGTTTATTCTTTCATTCCAGACCACTCGAGCTGAGTTTGACTTGCCAGAGTATTCAATGCGCCGAAGATACCAGGATTTTGATTGGCTTAGGAATAAACTGGAGGAATCTCAGCCAACTCATCTCATTCCTGTAAGTACTAAGACAGAGCCACTAGCACACTATTCCTTTTTAAACAGTGTCCATCTCCCATTAGGGGTCTAGGACAGAGGGCTGTGGCCCACTGGCCAGGGCGAATGCTTGGGGGCATGTCAGCCAAAGAGAAAAGCTAGAGGTGAATCCCCAGAAGGAGAACCCTGGTGGAGAAGCAGGTGCAGCCAAGACGAGGAGCCGAAAAGACCCATTCCACCCATTATAGGTCCACAATGGCTTGagtggttggaatgctggacaggaGTTTAGCAAGCCCACGTTTGAGACCCAAGAGCTGCCGTGAAGTGAGGTTGAGCTCTCGTCCTTTATTGCAGCTCCTGCcggggacatgaaaggagcccccaactgggCGTCCCCCCATACAAcggtgatgtcactggctaatcctttcaggAATCGCCTCGGTGCTTCTGACACaagtgcaaaacaaacaaacaaaaatccttcccattatttgtccagggagtctctgagaattggacacaattTGAATGGAGGGGAAAATGGATTCAGGATATATCAAGATGTTAATTCTGCGCTGAACAATTTTCTGTTGAACTGTTACCTTGAGATTATGATTCaaagttttaattttataaaatttgaTTTATAGTTTCCTAATATTGATTTAGATTTAAATTGAGAGTCTCATTGGATTTCATGAAGCTGCATATTTTTATGAGTAAATAACAAAAGTTTCTTGGACTGGAAACCATCTTTGCTTGTTGTTGATGTACTATTCCATTTTACATGCTCACTTTCAAATCATGTTATCTAATAGCACTCCCTTTTTTATAAAGTGGGTTACTGGATAAATATGTCTATTAAATTAACTTTAACTGCTGGGATCTTTGAGATTTTTAACCTGCACTTTAATTCATCTTCTACTTCATGCCTTTGCCACTACTAAGTGAGATTTAAAATGCATGTTTGGAGAGTGGCAACATTGTTGTccccataaatataaatattaatattcagAAATGGAAGGTAATTTGCAGTTAATGTGATCTTATGATGTTAACACTGCAGTCTTAACTATATTTTACTGTTAACTTGGAGATTGCAATGATAAGCTGGCAACTAAAACAGGCTGCGATGACTGAGTCGCAGCTTCTCTTACAGCTCTGCAGGGAACAAAGTGTACTTAAAACAACCCAGATGTCTTTGAGATAAAGCAGAAGGACAAGGCAGGTTGGGGCGGGGGAGGTAGTATTGCATGGTTAACTGGCCTGAGATTCTAAAGTCAGAAAAATCCAAAGAAAATACAAAGCCTTTAACTCTTACTGGGTGGGAACCAAGGAAAAAACTCATTCTGCTACAGAACAGGTGTAACCTGAACATCAAGGAGATATGTCAGGTTCCAAGATAGATTTTAATTCTCCCACAGTTATCTAGATATTAATGCAAAAagtactgtacacacacacacacacacacacacacagacatacatacatatgaatcTTGCTTCCTGtaactttcttcctcccttcctcagcCTCTTCCAGAAAAATTTGTAGTTAAAGGTGTGGTTGACCGTTTTTCAGAAGAATTTGTTGAGACAAGGAGAAAGGCCTTGGATAAATTCTTAAAAAGGATTGCGGATCATCCAGTACTTTCTTTCAATGAACATTTTCATGTATTCCTTACAGCCAAAGTAAGTGCATTGAATCCACACAGATTTTCTGCTTTTCAAAGCTTGTAATTAGAGGTGCAAGCCCTTAGACTAAGAACATTTCTTGCAGCAGCATAATATAGTCTCTTAATTCATTAGCCAACTCTTTGTTAAATGCTAGCTTTAGATTCTGGTAGGTGTTGAGTATTGTCTTTTAGTGTACAGCTTGTAGTatttagaacaataaaataaacccaGCTGAATTTTTTCAGTAGCCAAGaacatcctttttttcttcaacAGTTACTTCACTTTGATGTCTTCATTGCTTTAAAATAGTCACTAAGATATTGCTAAggatttcctactttttaaaagcaCTCATATAGTCCACAATTTAACTATAACAAATTCAGTGGTATGAATGTGACTGTTTCTTGCTCAGACAGTTGTATGAGAGTGAATAGTTTCAGCAAAGCTGTAATGTATTAATAATTCTATTGATACCAGGATCTTAATGCTTACAAAAAACAAGGAATTGCTTTGCTTACCAAGATGGGAGAATCGGTAAAATATGTCACAGGAAGCTATAAATTAAGAAGTCGACCGTTGGAGTTTGCTGCCCTGGGTGAATATCTAGATACATTTTCTCTGAAGCTAGGAACTATTGATAGAATAGCACAGCGGATAATCAAAGAGGAAGTGGGTAAGTAGGACTTATAGCTTCCCTTGTAACTCccattttgttatttttgttttcaagAAACAAATTGTGAAAGATGCATGCATTCCTCGTCTCTTGGATGTAGATTGTATGCTGCAGAAGTAGCTCTGCAAAAAGATTTTGGAAATGCTTGGGCATGTTTTAAAATCACTAAATTCTTATATAATCTCTTCTCCTTATTTTGCTTCTTACAATACTGTTCTTCATAGTTTTCCAAGGGTAAATAGTTTCTTATTTGCCTCGTGCCTTGCCAAATCTGAATATTTTGACTCAAAATTGGattcgaattttttttttaaaaaaaggggctCATAATCTTGAAACACAGAATTTTCTGTCCCTAATTTTTTATCTGCTGCAGAATATTTAGTGGAACTACGAGAATATGGTCCCGTTTATTCAACCTGGAGTGCACTAGAGACAGAGGTGTCTGAACCTCTTGAAGGAGTATCAGCCTGCATTGGAAACTGTTGCACAGCCCTTGAGGAATTGAGCGAAGACATGACTGAAGACTTCCTGCCTGTTTTACGAGAATATATCCTGTATTCAGATTCCATGAAGGTAAtgtagagtttgttgcagaaaaatctaatccagaaagcacacacagataactgattcagttggattcattaacttctttatatacataataacagatgaataaatgtgcaGTACCAATAGTAGATTTTTCAATGTGGTGGAAgttacaagcaggagagaacagtttcatctcagagttcagagcagacagagtagtttcagattagattctcagcacagactcagatctgtttaagccccctttggctgacttagttgctatgcttattcattggctgaccttgttaccatgtctctcccagtcatgaatattctaacagaaTTACAACACAGATGTCTGTACATGCCTTGAGTAGCTTTCCAAATCCTTTCTTTAAAGGAAAAGTAGCTCTGACCCATCCTTTTACACGttaattaaaaaaacttccaCTTTAGCATTCCTGAAACTATTCTGTGTGTTTCTGCCCCCAGAACACGAATTGACTGAACAATGAATGCAAACTTTTATGGCTGGCATAGATGGAAAACTGGCTttggattaataataataattccatcaTCAGAGCTATTttcagaaatatgtttttttctagAGCAAATTTCCTTTTCTCTGTTACTTAATGTGATTTGCTCTCAGTTTAGTGGTATGTATAGTTACATAGAGTTATTTGAAACCTTGGGCCTGGAATGTAATTTATGGTTTTATTCTTCAAATCCTGGAGTGGTACCAGTTGAAGGGTAGGCAGAGGTTGATGGTTTGTCAACAAACTGCAGATGAGGACAGAGGATTGTTACCCACTACTTCCCTACAAAGGTCTAGCATATCTATTCTATGTGGTATCTCTTAATTTTGGCTTACAGTAATTCACATATGGCataggaattttttttctcttaaaatccctgtcttcaatatatatatatacatgtgggTTGTTGCCATCAGAATAGAGAGTTAAAATGTTGCCTGCAGGATTTTGCTGCATATCCATACTATATTTAGATTTCATGGCTAACCACAATACAGGCACTCTGTAAGCCTGTTTTCCTTGacctaaaatttattttaatgttatttacaTGTACCAAGAGGCTGGAGTCTACATAACACATGAAGATCTGCTGTTTAAATGTAATCCAATTGTGTGTTTCTGGTGTATAACTTAACGATATGTAGGTTGTGGGAATTACAAGAGGGCCAGGTTGTGTGGTCTCCATGCTGACTgctgttgcattttttaaaaaagcagagcaATAAGAACTCTTGGGATGAGACAGAACAACTGGGCAGTTAGTACAAACAGTCCCCAATGGAATGTTTGGACATTAGGTAAGGAGTTAGTTTTTAAATGTTAATATTGTTCGTGCTAGAgtagtttaaaatatatttgaaatactCTCAATGGGCAAATGCTCTCAGTTAACCTTGCTCTGTCTTGAGAAATTGCACTGCTTTGTATGGTGTTTGAGAGATCTGCAATTTTCCAGTCTTAATTTTAAAAggaaggatgcggtggctcagtggttaag from Thamnophis elegans isolate rThaEle1 chromosome 3, rThaEle1.pri, whole genome shotgun sequence includes:
- the SNX30 gene encoding sorting nexin-30 isoform X1, with the translated sequence MSVAGDGGAGTPKALPSSGPKSLQDIPHPLAASSSEELSVELTPSPDLQLPRSIADKDLSLPNGTPADTSSPASSSSLLNRLQLDDDLDGEMRDLFVTVDDPKKHICTMETYITYRVTTKTTRAEFDLPEYSMRRRYQDFDWLRNKLEESQPTHLIPPLPEKFVVKGVVDRFSEEFVETRRKALDKFLKRIADHPVLSFNEHFHVFLTAKDLNAYKKQGIALLTKMGESVKYVTGSYKLRSRPLEFAALGEYLDTFSLKLGTIDRIAQRIIKEEVEYLVELREYGPVYSTWSALETEVSEPLEGVSACIGNCCTALEELSEDMTEDFLPVLREYILYSDSMKNVLKKRDQVQAEYEAKLEAVALKREPSQDAHRC
- the SNX30 gene encoding sorting nexin-30 isoform X2; this translates as MSVAGDGGAGTPKALPSSGPKSLQDIPHPLAASSSEELSVELTPSPDLQLPRSIADKDLSLPNGTPADTSSPASSSSLLNRLQLDDDLDGEMRDLFVTVDDPKKHICTMETYITYRVTTKTTRAEFDLPEYSMRRRYQDFDWLRNKLEESQPTHLIPPLPEKFVVKGVVDRFSEEFVETRRKALDKFLKRIADHPVLSFNEHFHVFLTAKDLNAYKKQGIALLTKMGESVKYVTGSYKLRSRPLEFAALGEYLDTFSLKLGTIDRIAQRIIKEEVEYLVELREYGPVYSTWSALETEVSEPLEGVSACIGNCCTALEELSEDMTEDFLPVLREYILYSDSMKNVLKKRDQVQAEYEAKLEAVALKREPRPGMPTDVEKCQDRVECFNADLKADMDRWQNNKRQDFRQLLMGMADKNIQYYEKCLTAWESIIPLLQEKTETK